In Streptococcus porcinus, the genomic window ATAAGACAGATGTTATTGCCTCTGCAGTTAAAGATGCAACGCATTCTATGGATATCAAACTTGTTGTAACGATTACTGAGACTGGTAATACAGCTCGTGCTATCTCAAAATTCCGTCCAGATTCAGATATTCTAGCTGTTACTTTTGATGAAAAAGTGCAAAAAGCTCTTATGATTTATTGGGGAGTAACTCCAATTGTCGCAGACAAACCATCTTCTACAGATGATATGTTTGAAGTAGCGGAAAAATTAGCTCTTAAGTCAGGAATGGTCAGCTCAGGCGACAACATCATTATTGTTGCGGGTGTTCCCGTCGGCTCTGGTGGAACTAACACAATGCGAGTTCGTACTGTTAAATAAAATTTCTAAAATCACAAGGAATTCCTTGTGATTTTTTGTTCATTGAATAGTCTTCTTCCAAGTTCTAGTCTTTTGTTATCAGGCATAACATGCTATAATAGACATAAGATTAGGAGTAAATATGGTAAAAAGAGATTTTATTCGAAATATTATTATTGTTTTAATTGTGGCTATTATTGCAGTACTTTTAAGTATTTTTGTCTTTTCTACATTTGAAGTTACGAAAGAATCAGAAAATTCTTATTTGAAAGCGGGTGACTTGGTTACCATTAAACATAATGTAGAGCCTCGTTATAAAGACTTTGTTGTTTATAAAGTGGATAAAAAAGAATATGTTAGTCGAGTGATCGCAACTGAGGGGCAGAGAGCAACCTATATGGACGATATTTTTTATTTAAATAATCGTATCAAAGACCAACCTTATATCGAAAAGTTGAAAAATGACTACTTAAAACATTCACCTATGGGAAGTCTCTTTACAGATGATTTTAATATAGCAACCATTTCAAAAGGAAAGAACACCGTTATTCCTAGTGGGAAATATCTTTTGTTAAATGATAATCGTCGTAATCGTGCCGATAGTCGCCAGTTTGGTTTGATTGATAAAAAACAAATTAAAGGTGTCGTTACCTTCCGAGTGCTACCTATTGATGAATTTGGTTTTGTAGAGGTTGACTAAAGCAGTGGAAGGCAAGTTCCTCTTAGAAATAAATGATTACTAAAAGGCATGACCTCTATTTCAACTGGGGGTCATGTCTTTTAAAATCCCTTAAAGAATATCAATCTTAAAAATAGCTAAGAAAATAGTTATAAGTAAGCTATACTGTCCTTGAGAAGGCATATCAGACTTCCTTTAGTAGCTAAAGAGACACTTTTTGTTACCTTTCAAATATCTTTTAACCCTCTAAATTAGACTATACCAATATAATATTTGACAAGAAAAAATCATTATTATATACTACTAACATAGCTTTTTAAATGACAAAAGCAGACTATACCA contains:
- the lepB gene encoding signal peptidase I; the protein is MVKRDFIRNIIIVLIVAIIAVLLSIFVFSTFEVTKESENSYLKAGDLVTIKHNVEPRYKDFVVYKVDKKEYVSRVIATEGQRATYMDDIFYLNNRIKDQPYIEKLKNDYLKHSPMGSLFTDDFNIATISKGKNTVIPSGKYLLLNDNRRNRADSRQFGLIDKKQIKGVVTFRVLPIDEFGFVEVD